A portion of the Longimicrobium sp. genome contains these proteins:
- a CDS encoding nucleotidyltransferase domain-containing protein: MPDAVVQALLPLVRQFASGEYGIALGGSLAKGTGDERSDVDIYLFAERVLPADQRRALAEQACGAEGGVACWGSGEPFVEGGTDFRYGGQTVEVWIREARSVAETIERCLRGEVEREYRAWTVMGFFNHAVLSDVKSMRIVEDPAGILAEWKRRVAEYPPALKRAVVARFLAEAKFWPGNVHYRTAVERGDAIYAGGIAHQVAYALVQVVFALNETYFPGEKQLARALGRLPAAPRAFAARVEALLWPGAPASVAELCAQARELGALVEEVEALARAEEADVA; the protein is encoded by the coding sequence GTGCCCGACGCCGTCGTGCAGGCCCTCCTCCCCCTCGTCCGGCAGTTCGCCAGCGGCGAGTACGGGATCGCGCTCGGCGGCTCGCTCGCGAAGGGGACGGGCGACGAGCGGTCGGACGTCGACATCTATCTCTTCGCCGAGCGCGTCCTTCCCGCGGACCAGCGCCGGGCGCTCGCGGAGCAGGCCTGCGGGGCGGAGGGCGGCGTCGCCTGCTGGGGGAGCGGCGAGCCGTTCGTCGAGGGCGGGACGGACTTCCGCTACGGGGGGCAGACGGTGGAGGTCTGGATCCGCGAAGCGCGCTCCGTGGCGGAGACGATCGAGCGCTGCCTGCGGGGCGAGGTCGAGCGCGAGTACCGGGCGTGGACGGTGATGGGCTTCTTCAACCACGCCGTCCTCTCCGACGTGAAGTCGATGCGCATCGTCGAGGACCCGGCCGGCATCCTGGCGGAGTGGAAGCGGCGGGTGGCGGAGTACCCGCCCGCGCTCAAGCGGGCCGTCGTGGCGCGCTTCCTGGCCGAGGCGAAGTTCTGGCCCGGCAACGTCCACTACCGCACCGCCGTCGAGCGCGGGGACGCCATCTACGCCGGCGGCATCGCGCACCAGGTGGCGTACGCGCTCGTCCAGGTGGTGTTCGCGCTCAACGAAACGTACTTCCCGGGCGAGAAGCAGCTGGCGCGGGCGCTCGGCCGGCTGCCGGCGGCGCCGCGCGCGTTCGCGGCGCGCGTGGAGGCGCTCCTGTGGCCCGGCGCGCCGGCGAGCGTCGCCGAGCTGTGCGCGCAGGCGCGCGAGCTGGGCGCGCTGGTGGAGGAGGTCGAGGCGCTGGCGCGCGCGGAGGAGGCGGATGTCGCGTAG
- a CDS encoding ankyrin repeat domain-containing protein, with protein sequence MSEPTPGSASGALPLPDAPNLDWLRKQAKRHLQELRRTNPDARLADAQFGLARRYGFSSWRALKAHVDASTFDGRLFEAARGGDAAALAALLDERPDGLHARAKPYEWSLLHAAAHNGHLAVVELLLARGLDANTREKGDNTTAMHWAAAAGHLDVVRRLADAGGDVVGSGDDHALEVIGWATCWEGTDERHQAIAEFLVSRGARHHVFSAVALNLADEVRRIVAADPAALHGRMTRNDGHRTPLHFAVLKNRPEMVALLLELGADPLAVDESGQPAAVYATAPDTDRRLLEKIREMTAAELDSAERGQRPPRGTLLDLVAVLALGDWETAARLLREDPGLAGKGGALHLMAKRGDARAVRWLLDHGADPNAVWAHWDAGVTPLHLAAAQGHADVVRLLLDAGADPAVRDGKHDGDAVGWAEYGRVPPAPNWREIVQLLEAHGAKA encoded by the coding sequence ATGTCCGAACCGACCCCCGGGTCCGCGTCCGGCGCGCTGCCGCTCCCGGACGCCCCCAACCTCGACTGGCTCCGCAAACAGGCCAAACGCCACCTCCAGGAGCTGCGCCGGACGAACCCGGACGCCAGGCTGGCCGACGCGCAGTTCGGCCTGGCCCGGCGGTACGGGTTTTCGAGCTGGCGGGCGCTGAAGGCGCACGTCGACGCGTCGACCTTCGACGGCCGGCTGTTCGAGGCGGCGCGCGGCGGCGACGCCGCCGCCCTCGCCGCGCTGCTCGACGAGCGGCCGGACGGGCTGCACGCGCGCGCGAAGCCGTACGAGTGGTCGCTCCTGCACGCCGCGGCGCACAACGGCCACCTGGCCGTGGTGGAGCTGCTGCTCGCGCGCGGCCTGGACGCGAACACCCGCGAGAAGGGCGACAACACCACCGCGATGCACTGGGCCGCGGCCGCCGGGCACCTGGACGTCGTGCGGCGCCTGGCCGACGCGGGCGGCGACGTGGTGGGGAGCGGCGACGACCACGCGCTGGAGGTCATCGGCTGGGCCACGTGCTGGGAGGGCACCGACGAGCGCCACCAGGCGATCGCGGAGTTCCTGGTGAGCCGCGGCGCGCGGCACCACGTCTTCTCCGCCGTCGCGCTGAACCTGGCGGACGAGGTCCGCCGCATCGTGGCGGCCGACCCGGCGGCGCTGCACGGCCGGATGACCCGCAACGACGGCCACCGCACGCCCCTGCACTTCGCCGTCCTGAAGAACCGCCCGGAGATGGTCGCGCTGCTGCTGGAGCTGGGCGCCGACCCGCTGGCGGTGGACGAATCGGGCCAGCCGGCGGCCGTCTACGCCACCGCGCCCGACACGGACCGGCGGCTGCTGGAGAAGATCCGCGAGATGACCGCGGCGGAGCTGGACAGCGCCGAGCGCGGCCAACGCCCGCCGCGCGGCACCCTGCTGGACCTGGTGGCCGTCCTGGCGCTGGGCGACTGGGAGACGGCCGCCCGGCTTCTGCGCGAGGATCCCGGGCTGGCAGGGAAGGGCGGCGCGCTGCACCTGATGGCGAAGCGGGGCGACGCACGGGCCGTGCGGTGGCTGCTGGACCACGGCGCGGACCCCAACGCGGTCTGGGCGCACTGGGACGCCGGGGTCACCCCGCTGCACCTGGCCGCCGCGCAGGGCCACGCCGACGTCGTGCGCCTGCTCCTGGACGCCGGCGCCGACCCGGCCGTCCGCGACGGCAAGCACGACGGCGACGCGGTCGGCTGGGCCGAGTACGGCAGGGTTCCCCCCGCCCCGAACTGGCGGGAGATCGTCCAGCTCCTCGAGGCGCACGGCGCGAAGGCGTAG
- a CDS encoding YpdA family putative bacillithiol disulfide reductase, producing MDRSGSGRGRGKPREEESRAMDAVADIAVVGAGPCGIAVGVAAKERGLSCVLFDKGAVTQSVYRYPTYTTFFSGPEKLEIANVPFTTAGDKPTRREALRYYRKLVSFFGLDVRQYEEVFHVRRLDDLFVLVTRRRDGSTTAHRARNVVIATGYFDTPRRLDVPGAALPKVVSYFSDPFPYFDQDVLVVGGGNSAADAALTCWREGARVTVCHLFPTLDKGIKPWVRPDLENRIAEGAIPVLYSHRLTEIRPYEVDVLDMQTGKTKTLRNDWVLAMIGYVPDPGLLRELGATIDGETGIPTHDPRTMRTDVPGVYIAGVIAAGFDANKIFIENGKLHGPLIADAVVESGRKG from the coding sequence GTGGATAGATCCGGGTCGGGGCGCGGCCGCGGGAAGCCGCGGGAGGAGGAGAGCCGGGCGATGGACGCGGTGGCGGACATCGCCGTGGTGGGGGCGGGCCCGTGCGGGATCGCGGTGGGAGTGGCGGCGAAGGAGCGCGGCCTCTCCTGCGTGCTCTTCGACAAGGGCGCCGTCACGCAGTCCGTCTACCGCTACCCCACCTACACCACCTTCTTCAGCGGCCCCGAGAAGCTGGAGATCGCGAACGTCCCCTTCACCACCGCGGGCGACAAGCCCACCCGGCGCGAGGCGCTGCGCTACTACCGCAAGCTGGTGAGCTTCTTCGGGCTCGACGTGCGGCAGTACGAGGAGGTGTTCCACGTGCGCCGGCTGGACGACCTGTTCGTGCTGGTCACCCGGCGCCGCGACGGCTCCACCACCGCGCACCGCGCGCGCAACGTGGTGATCGCCACCGGCTACTTCGACACGCCGCGCCGGCTGGACGTCCCCGGGGCGGCGCTGCCCAAGGTGGTGTCGTACTTCAGCGACCCCTTCCCCTACTTCGACCAAGACGTGCTGGTGGTGGGCGGCGGCAACAGCGCGGCCGACGCGGCGCTCACCTGCTGGCGCGAGGGGGCGCGCGTCACCGTCTGTCACCTCTTCCCCACGCTCGACAAGGGGATCAAGCCCTGGGTGCGCCCCGACCTGGAGAACCGCATCGCCGAGGGGGCGATCCCCGTGCTCTATTCGCACCGGCTCACCGAGATCCGCCCCTACGAGGTGGACGTCCTCGACATGCAGACGGGGAAGACGAAGACGCTCAGGAACGACTGGGTGCTGGCGATGATCGGCTACGTCCCCGACCCCGGCCTGCTGCGCGAGCTGGGCGCCACCATCGACGGCGAGACCGGCATCCCCACGCACGACCCCAGGACGATGCGGACCGACGTGCCGGGCGTCTACATCGCGGGGGTGATCGCGGCCGGCTTCGACGCCAACAAGATCTTCATCGAGAACGGCAAGCTGCACGGGCCGCTGATCGCGGACGCGGTCGTGGAGTCGGGGCGGAAGGGGTAG
- a CDS encoding NAD(P)/FAD-dependent oxidoreductase has protein sequence MKRSYDVVIAGGGPAGLSAAEVIASRGWSVCVAERMPSIAEKVRTSGGTLVHCMRELGVPERLYHVIDALRFQAPGGHVEFAMDDPRVCVIDVRGVFRLLADRAAAAGAEVLTGTVADGPSVDYFSGYATGCRLVRRGHAPATVRARVLIDATGYASVLAKASGLHPGFRRYAFGAELELHAPNADQKNATVFLDGRHAPAQYRWVFPRGGGRVRIGVGVLHADTRASPRDLLARLRRDVAGFGVDLAGAEVVEEHHGLIPSDGLPRRFTGDGILAVGDAAGQPTLVVGEGIRVAVEAGRLAGETVADALSARDVSAARLGRYEREFRRRFERDLAIGHAVNRVLARWDDGDRDRFVRGVRDMPPAVVAKLLLSRFTDPQVVGWVMTHPVMWRTFLRAAARRLTPWARRPAELVAADASGAVPV, from the coding sequence ATGAAGCGCTCTTACGACGTGGTGATCGCCGGCGGCGGACCGGCGGGGCTCTCGGCGGCGGAAGTGATCGCGTCGCGCGGGTGGTCGGTGTGCGTCGCGGAGCGGATGCCGAGCATCGCCGAGAAGGTGCGCACCAGCGGCGGCACGCTCGTGCACTGCATGCGGGAGCTCGGCGTCCCCGAGCGGCTCTACCACGTGATCGACGCGCTGCGCTTCCAGGCGCCCGGCGGGCACGTGGAGTTCGCCATGGACGACCCGCGGGTGTGCGTGATCGACGTGCGCGGCGTCTTTCGGCTGCTGGCGGACCGCGCCGCCGCGGCGGGGGCGGAGGTGCTCACCGGGACGGTAGCCGACGGGCCGTCGGTGGACTACTTCTCGGGCTACGCCACCGGGTGCCGGCTGGTGCGCCGGGGACACGCGCCCGCCACCGTGCGCGCTCGTGTGCTGATCGACGCTACCGGGTACGCTTCGGTACTCGCGAAGGCATCGGGGCTGCACCCCGGGTTCCGACGCTACGCCTTCGGGGCCGAGCTGGAGCTTCACGCGCCGAACGCCGACCAGAAGAACGCCACGGTATTTCTCGACGGCCGCCACGCTCCTGCGCAGTACCGGTGGGTGTTCCCGCGCGGCGGCGGCCGGGTGCGCATCGGCGTGGGCGTGCTGCACGCCGACACCCGCGCCAGCCCGCGCGACCTGCTCGCCCGGCTCAGGCGCGACGTCGCCGGCTTCGGGGTGGACCTGGCGGGCGCCGAGGTGGTGGAGGAGCACCACGGGCTGATCCCCTCCGACGGGCTGCCGCGGCGCTTCACGGGCGACGGCATCCTGGCCGTGGGCGACGCCGCCGGCCAGCCCACGCTGGTGGTGGGCGAGGGGATCCGCGTGGCCGTCGAGGCCGGGCGGCTGGCGGGCGAGACGGTGGCCGACGCGCTGTCCGCGCGCGACGTGAGCGCGGCGCGGCTGGGGCGCTACGAGCGCGAGTTCCGCCGCCGCTTCGAGCGCGACCTGGCCATCGGGCACGCCGTCAACCGCGTGCTGGCGCGCTGGGACGACGGCGACCGCGACCGCTTCGTGCGCGGCGTGCGCGACATGCCGCCCGCCGTGGTGGCCAAGCTCCTCCTCTCGCGCTTCACCGACCCGCAGGTGGTGGGGTGGGTGATGACGCACCCGGTGATGTGGCGCACCTTTCTGCGCGCCGCCGCCCGCCGCCTCACCCCCTGGGCCCGCCGCCCCGCCGAGCTGGTCGCCGCCGACGCGTCCGGCGCCGTCCCCGTGTAG
- a CDS encoding DUF2314 domain-containing protein produces MRLHFLALAAVAACGGPASDDPNVRMVAASDPAMLAAIDSARATIGELLSRIASPPATQTHLSVKVPLREGDDVEHMWLDSPRYDGRLLHGTLDNQPVVVHNVRPGDAVSVAPNEISDWMAIDAGRLCGGYTIRAMQDRLTAEQRAQFESSLGIVSLNSPC; encoded by the coding sequence ATGCGCCTTCACTTCCTCGCCCTGGCCGCGGTCGCCGCGTGCGGCGGCCCGGCCTCGGACGATCCCAACGTCCGGATGGTCGCCGCGTCGGATCCCGCCATGCTGGCCGCGATCGATTCGGCCCGCGCCACGATCGGGGAGCTGCTTTCCCGCATCGCGAGCCCGCCGGCTACGCAGACCCACCTCTCCGTGAAGGTTCCCCTGCGCGAGGGGGACGACGTGGAGCACATGTGGCTGGACAGCCCGCGCTACGACGGCCGGCTCCTCCACGGGACCCTCGACAACCAGCCGGTCGTCGTCCACAACGTGCGCCCGGGCGACGCCGTGAGCGTCGCGCCGAACGAGATCTCCGACTGGATGGCCATCGATGCGGGCCGGCTCTGTGGCGGGTACACCATACGCGCCATGCAAGACCGCCTCACGGCCGAACAGCGGGCGCAGTTCGAGAGTAGTCTCGGGATCGTCTCCCTGAACAGCCCCTGCTAG
- a CDS encoding S9 family peptidase, with protein MHAILRPLPLFAACAAMVLGPARLPAQDQAMEQALRRIFASRDFASERFGPARWLDGGDAYTTLERSEQVQGARDIVRYRTETGARDVYVSARQLVPAGAQAALEVEDYAWSPDGSRLLVFTNSQRVWRNNTRGDYWVLDRGTGALRKLGGDAPESSLMFAKFSPQGDRVAYVREGDLYVERLSDGRVTRLTTGGSRTLVNGTTDWVYEEEFSLRDAFRWSPDGRRIAYWQFDMTGVRDFLLINDTDSLYSFVVPVQYPKAGTTNSAVRAGVVDAEGGPTRWLQLPGDPRNDYLPRMEWAPDSRELVLQRMNRLQNTNRLMLAEAATGAVRTILTEQDSAWLDVVDDFRWLKGGAEFLWVSERDGWRHLYAGRRDGGPLRLVTPGEFDVTDVEQVDEREGWVYFRASPSNATQRYLYRAPLAGGRAERVSPAAAAGTHGYDVSPDARWAFHTFDTFDTPRVTDLVRLPSHAAVRTLAENRALRAAVAPLVHRETEFFRVPVGGGVELDGWMLLPRDFDPAKKYPLLMFVYGEPAGQLVVDAWQGAYRLWHGALADRGYVVASVDNRGTPSPRGRAWRKVVYGAIGELSSREQAEAVRALTRSRPYLDPARVAIWGWSGGGSSTLQAMFRYPDVYRVGMSVAPVPDQHLYDTIYQERYMGLPQENAEGYRRGSAINHAEGLRGDLLLVHGSGDDNVHYQGTERLVNRLVELGKPFDLMVYPNRSHCICEGGGTTLHVYSLLTRYLLEHLPAGGR; from the coding sequence ATGCACGCTATCCTCCGCCCCCTGCCGCTGTTCGCCGCGTGCGCCGCCATGGTCCTCGGTCCCGCCCGCCTCCCGGCGCAGGACCAGGCGATGGAGCAGGCGCTGCGCCGCATCTTCGCCTCGCGCGACTTCGCCTCGGAGCGCTTCGGCCCCGCGCGCTGGCTGGACGGGGGCGACGCCTACACCACGCTGGAGCGGTCCGAGCAGGTCCAGGGCGCGCGGGACATCGTCCGCTACCGGACGGAGACCGGCGCCAGGGACGTCTACGTCTCCGCCCGGCAGCTCGTCCCGGCCGGCGCGCAGGCCGCGCTCGAGGTGGAGGACTACGCGTGGTCGCCCGACGGGTCGCGGCTGCTGGTCTTCACCAACTCGCAGCGCGTGTGGCGCAACAACACGCGCGGCGACTACTGGGTGCTCGACCGCGGCACCGGCGCCCTGCGCAAGCTCGGCGGCGACGCGCCGGAGTCGTCGCTCATGTTCGCCAAGTTCTCCCCCCAGGGCGACCGGGTGGCCTACGTGCGGGAGGGGGACCTCTACGTGGAGCGCCTCTCCGACGGCCGCGTCACGCGGCTGACCACCGGAGGGTCGCGCACGCTGGTGAACGGGACCACGGACTGGGTCTACGAAGAGGAGTTCTCGCTCCGCGACGCCTTCCGCTGGTCCCCGGACGGGCGCAGGATCGCCTACTGGCAGTTCGACATGACGGGGGTGCGGGACTTCCTCCTGATCAACGACACGGACTCGCTCTACTCCTTCGTGGTCCCGGTGCAGTACCCGAAGGCCGGGACCACCAACTCCGCCGTCCGCGCCGGGGTGGTCGACGCGGAGGGCGGGCCCACGCGCTGGCTGCAGCTCCCCGGCGATCCCAGGAACGACTACCTGCCGCGCATGGAGTGGGCGCCGGACTCGCGCGAGCTGGTGCTGCAGCGGATGAACCGGCTGCAGAACACCAACCGCCTGATGCTGGCCGAGGCGGCGACCGGGGCGGTGCGGACCATTCTCACCGAGCAGGACAGCGCCTGGCTGGACGTGGTCGACGACTTCCGCTGGCTGAAGGGCGGCGCGGAGTTCCTCTGGGTGAGCGAGCGCGACGGCTGGCGCCACCTCTACGCCGGCAGGCGCGACGGCGGCCCGCTCCGGCTCGTCACCCCCGGGGAGTTCGACGTGACCGACGTGGAGCAGGTCGACGAGCGCGAGGGGTGGGTGTACTTCCGCGCCTCGCCGTCCAACGCCACGCAGCGCTACCTCTACCGCGCGCCCCTCGCCGGCGGCCGGGCGGAGCGCGTCTCGCCGGCCGCGGCGGCGGGGACGCACGGGTACGACGTCTCTCCGGACGCGCGCTGGGCGTTCCACACCTTCGACACCTTCGACACGCCCCGCGTGACCGACCTCGTCCGGCTCCCCTCGCACGCGGCGGTGCGCACCCTCGCGGAGAACCGGGCGCTCCGGGCGGCCGTGGCCCCACTCGTCCACCGCGAGACGGAGTTCTTCCGGGTCCCCGTGGGCGGCGGCGTGGAGCTCGACGGGTGGATGCTCCTCCCGCGCGACTTCGACCCCGCGAAGAAGTACCCCCTGCTGATGTTCGTGTACGGCGAGCCCGCCGGGCAGCTCGTGGTCGACGCGTGGCAGGGCGCCTACCGGCTCTGGCACGGCGCGCTGGCCGACCGCGGCTACGTGGTGGCGAGCGTGGACAACCGGGGCACCCCTTCGCCCCGGGGCCGCGCCTGGCGCAAGGTGGTCTACGGGGCCATCGGCGAGCTCTCCAGCCGCGAGCAGGCCGAGGCGGTCCGCGCCCTCACGCGCTCGCGCCCGTACCTCGACCCGGCGCGGGTGGCCATCTGGGGGTGGAGCGGCGGCGGGTCGTCCACGCTCCAGGCGATGTTCCGCTACCCCGACGTGTACCGGGTGGGGATGTCGGTGGCGCCCGTGCCCGACCAGCACCTCTACGACACCATCTACCAGGAGCGGTACATGGGCCTGCCGCAGGAGAACGCGGAAGGCTACCGCCGCGGCTCGGCGATCAACCACGCGGAGGGGCTGCGCGGCGACCTCCTGCTCGTCCACGGCTCGGGCGACGACAACGTGCACTACCAGGGGACGGAGCGGCTGGTGAACCGCCTGGTGGAGCTCGGCAAGCCGTTCGACCTGATGGTCTATCCCAACCGCAGCCACTGCATCTGCGAGGGCGGCGGGACCACGCTCCACGTCTACTCGCTGCTTACGCGCTACCTCCTGGAGCACCTTCCCGCCGGCGGGCGTTGA
- a CDS encoding DUF5615 family PIN-like protein, translating to MNFLVDAQLPRRIALRLREQGHDAIHTLDLPNGNRTSDAEILAISAREQRVVVTKDADFVNSFTLARQPEKLLLISTGNIANADLEQILLPNLSTIVSAFTTADFIEVTRDSLLIHA from the coding sequence ATGAACTTTCTCGTCGATGCTCAGCTCCCGCGCCGGATCGCACTGCGGCTGCGCGAACAGGGGCATGACGCGATTCATACGCTGGACTTACCCAACGGGAACAGGACGTCCGACGCCGAAATCCTGGCGATCTCCGCCCGTGAGCAACGGGTAGTGGTTACCAAGGACGCCGACTTCGTCAATTCCTTCACACTTGCCCGTCAGCCCGAAAAGCTGCTGCTGATCTCCACTGGTAACATTGCCAACGCCGATCTCGAACAGATTCTCCTGCCCAACCTGTCCACGATTGTTTCCGCGTTCACGACGGCAGACTTCATCGAGGTGACCCGCGACTCACTGCTGATCCACGCGTAG
- a CDS encoding DUF433 domain-containing protein, which produces MMQLGERITMDPEICHGKPTIRGLRYPVELILELLSAGMSHDEILADYPDLEREDIIAVLAFAARLSQVKRMVPLAA; this is translated from the coding sequence ATGATGCAACTTGGTGAGCGGATCACCATGGACCCCGAAATCTGCCACGGGAAGCCTACGATTCGGGGTCTTCGCTATCCCGTGGAGTTGATCCTGGAGTTGCTCAGCGCGGGGATGAGTCACGACGAGATTCTCGCGGACTACCCCGACCTCGAGCGCGAGGACATCATCGCCGTGCTCGCGTTCGCGGCTCGCCTGAGCCAGGTGAAGCGGATGGTCCCGCTGGCGGCATGA
- a CDS encoding PLP-dependent aspartate aminotransferase family protein has protein sequence MANDYRGAGPSTRAVHAGEPPAETYGPVVNPIVLSSTFFSEPGGQGPVLYQRYGNAPNHLAVAERLAALEGGEDAVVLASGMAAMACALLSVIQAGDHVVATDAIYGGTRTLLAVELARLGIETTFVDLSSPGWVDAFRPNTKVVVGESPSNPLLRVLDLRPICDEAHRRGAVVIVDSTFASPINCRPLEKGVDLVMHSATKYLGGHTDLTAGVIVGARERVAAVRERAKVWGPLLDAHAVWLLERGIKTLALRMERHNRNGMAVARWAEGRPGIARVHYPGLPSHPDHETARRTLDGFGGMIGIELESGEAAARFVHALRLAKVAPSLGGVETLVSEPRYTSHAGMTPEARAANGIRDGFLRVSLGVEDPEDIIADLEQALAAATEPVRADAAAD, from the coding sequence ATGGCGAACGACTACCGGGGCGCGGGCCCGTCCACCCGCGCGGTGCACGCGGGCGAGCCGCCGGCCGAGACGTACGGGCCGGTGGTGAACCCGATCGTGCTGAGCAGCACCTTCTTCAGCGAGCCGGGCGGCCAGGGGCCCGTCCTCTACCAGCGCTACGGCAACGCGCCCAACCACCTGGCCGTCGCCGAGCGGCTGGCGGCGCTGGAGGGCGGGGAAGACGCCGTCGTGCTGGCCAGCGGGATGGCGGCCATGGCGTGCGCGCTCCTCTCCGTGATCCAGGCGGGCGACCACGTGGTCGCCACCGACGCCATCTACGGCGGCACGCGCACGCTGCTGGCCGTGGAGCTGGCGCGGCTGGGGATCGAGACCACCTTCGTGGACCTCTCCTCGCCCGGATGGGTGGACGCCTTCCGCCCGAACACGAAGGTCGTGGTCGGCGAGAGCCCGTCGAACCCGCTCCTGCGCGTCCTCGACCTCCGCCCGATCTGCGACGAGGCGCACCGGCGCGGGGCCGTGGTGATCGTGGACTCCACCTTCGCCTCGCCGATCAACTGCCGCCCGCTGGAGAAGGGGGTGGACCTGGTGATGCACAGCGCCACCAAGTACCTGGGCGGCCACACCGACCTCACCGCGGGGGTGATCGTCGGCGCGCGCGAGCGGGTGGCCGCCGTGCGCGAGCGGGCGAAGGTGTGGGGGCCGCTGCTGGACGCGCACGCGGTGTGGCTGCTGGAGCGGGGGATCAAGACGCTGGCCCTGCGCATGGAGCGCCACAACCGCAACGGGATGGCGGTGGCGCGCTGGGCCGAGGGCCGCCCCGGCATCGCCCGCGTGCACTACCCGGGGCTCCCGTCGCACCCCGACCACGAGACGGCGCGGCGGACGCTGGACGGGTTCGGGGGGATGATCGGGATCGAGCTGGAGAGCGGCGAGGCGGCGGCGCGCTTCGTCCACGCGCTGCGGCTGGCGAAGGTGGCGCCGAGCCTGGGCGGGGTGGAGACGCTGGTCTCGGAGCCGCGCTACACCTCGCACGCGGGGATGACGCCCGAGGCGCGCGCCGCCAACGGCATCCGCGACGGCTTCCTGCGCGTCTCCCTCGGCGTCGAGGACCCCGAAGACATCATCGCCGACCTGGAGCAGGCGCTCGCCGCCGCGACGGAGCCGGTGCGGGCCGACGCCGCGGCGGATTGA
- a CDS encoding peptidylprolyl isomerase: MKTVTFETNKGSFTAELYPDAAPRTVESFEKLVRDGFYDGIVVHRVEPGFVIQAGDPLTKELPLTDRRIGTGGPGYTVKLEVQGNPHRHETGALSMARTAHPDSAGSQFFVVLDEANARHLDGQYTVFGKVTDGMDVVRQIQRGDRLEKVTVHDA; the protein is encoded by the coding sequence ATGAAGACCGTCACCTTCGAGACCAACAAAGGCTCCTTCACCGCCGAGCTGTACCCCGACGCGGCGCCCAGGACCGTCGAAAGCTTCGAGAAGCTGGTGCGCGACGGCTTCTACGACGGGATCGTCGTCCACCGGGTGGAGCCGGGCTTCGTGATCCAGGCCGGCGACCCGCTCACTAAAGAGCTCCCGCTCACCGACCGGCGCATCGGCACGGGCGGGCCCGGCTACACCGTCAAGCTCGAGGTGCAGGGCAACCCGCACCGCCACGAGACGGGCGCGCTGTCCATGGCCCGCACGGCCCATCCCGACAGCGCGGGGAGCCAGTTCTTCGTGGTCCTGGACGAGGCGAACGCGCGCCACCTGGACGGCCAGTACACGGTCTTCGGCAAGGTGACGGACGGGATGGACGTGGTCCGGCAGATCCAGCGCGGCGACCGGCTGGAGAAGGTGACCGTCCACGACGCCTGA
- a CDS encoding ATP-binding protein: MTRVVAIPPTLNDDAFEAVLAEVAEGGGQKLLFDARHVRFADPYGMLGLLAVGEHLRGRGVPPILHLPQSSDVVRYFAAMGFLRAAAGAFELHDAPRGRAAEPTALLPITVIQSHEDVHDVINELNEGRVSALLSEQLGYSKADAIAFSMLLSEVSQNIIEHADAPGWVGIQTYRRWRGIDRRVAVIAVMDLGVGFKGSLEREHAARFGDRWGDATALEAAFIHGVTRFRDPGRGQGLKQIRKKVGRWGGKIAIRSGTARIADVPEWDDAPPLVKDLPGFPGAQIEIILPAREPAPPAPEPQAAGRARASMRRT; the protein is encoded by the coding sequence ATGACGCGCGTAGTCGCCATTCCCCCCACGCTGAACGACGACGCCTTCGAGGCGGTGCTGGCCGAGGTCGCCGAGGGCGGCGGCCAGAAGCTGCTCTTCGACGCGCGCCACGTGCGCTTCGCCGACCCGTACGGGATGCTGGGGCTGCTGGCCGTGGGCGAGCACCTGCGCGGCCGGGGGGTCCCGCCGATCCTGCACCTGCCGCAGTCGTCCGACGTGGTGCGCTACTTCGCCGCGATGGGCTTCCTGCGCGCGGCGGCCGGCGCCTTCGAGCTGCACGACGCCCCCCGCGGCCGCGCGGCCGAGCCCACGGCGCTGCTGCCGATCACCGTCATCCAGTCGCACGAAGACGTCCACGACGTCATCAACGAGCTGAACGAGGGGCGGGTGAGCGCGCTCCTCTCCGAGCAGCTGGGCTACAGCAAGGCCGACGCGATCGCCTTCAGCATGCTCCTCTCCGAGGTCTCGCAGAACATCATCGAGCACGCCGACGCGCCCGGCTGGGTGGGGATCCAGACGTACCGGCGCTGGCGGGGGATCGACCGGCGCGTGGCGGTGATCGCGGTGATGGACCTGGGGGTGGGCTTCAAGGGCTCGCTGGAGCGCGAGCACGCCGCGCGCTTCGGCGACCGCTGGGGCGACGCCACGGCGCTGGAGGCCGCCTTCATCCACGGCGTCACCCGCTTCCGCGACCCCGGGCGCGGGCAGGGGCTCAAGCAGATCCGGAAGAAGGTGGGGCGCTGGGGCGGCAAGATCGCCATCCGCAGCGGCACCGCGCGGATCGCCGACGTCCCCGAGTGGGACGATGCGCCGCCGCTGGTGAAGGACCTGCCGGGCTTCCCCGGCGCGCAGATCGAGATCATCCTCCCCGCGCGCGAGCCCGCGCCCCCGGCCCCCGAGCCCCAGGCCGCCGGCCGCGCGCGCGCCTCGATGCGGCGGACGTGA